One window from the genome of Bradyrhizobium xenonodulans encodes:
- a CDS encoding bifunctional diguanylate cyclase/phosphodiesterase codes for MGGRDQNDQDRRRKTGWWRAAPLLGLYRPALVAVGVGLLFSLVGAAAVARWEDRVNRIEFENAAETEVIVMQNGMSEYISRLVALRTLFESTNEEITRSEFETFSARLFERHPGMLRIAWLPRVNRKERADYEAAAITDGVSGYRIKSLQGEAFATAPQSDEYFPVFYSTQPKTSPVYGMDYATVPERRAVLERARDNDRVAAIRTRLYEPKEGGRQPDALVAIPVYAKGTSRDTVVDRRRNLAGFVVGVFDLPLLIQSIRVTTGASPAVSVNVYPPFTGRIVSLAETLPDYASAATSPQSMRDVARTLHWSGSLKIGDTDWQVRAVPTAGGSLETSYDRAAAVIVVGMLLTLSLATYLMLASRNSRRLSLANRRVLELAQTDILTGLPNRAFFLTRLDLMNSQLSVSGLPFSILMLDLDRFKNVNDSLGHGAGDALLRQVALRLRSALRDTDVLARLGGDEFAIIQEACDDQRSSATELAARIAKLVAEPFLLPGHRVEIGTSIGIAIAPDHGSDQEQLLKKADLALYRSKSAGRNCFTIYDEAMSAELEARNNLEGDLRDAIAQCQLEVHYQPFVDVAGGGRRGFEALVRWRHPSRGLIPPDQFIGLAEETGLIVPLGEFVLRRACADAANWPSDLVVAVNLSPIQFKEAELFETICAALADSGLAPERLEIEITESVLLERGVENLAFMERLKHIGIELALDDFGTGYSSLSYLTVFPFDKIKIDKSFIRNLTHQPRSAAIIASIVTLARGLDMSVTAEGVETREEFERLTALGVNFAQGYLFGRPQPVDRIEFDESARTSQRDAA; via the coding sequence ATGGGCGGTCGGGATCAGAACGATCAGGATCGGAGGCGTAAGACGGGATGGTGGCGTGCCGCGCCGCTGCTCGGCCTCTATCGCCCTGCGCTCGTCGCGGTCGGCGTCGGTCTGCTGTTCTCGCTGGTGGGCGCCGCCGCCGTGGCGCGATGGGAAGACCGCGTCAACAGGATCGAGTTCGAGAACGCGGCCGAGACTGAAGTCATCGTCATGCAGAACGGCATGAGCGAGTACATCTCCAGGCTCGTCGCGCTGCGCACGCTGTTCGAATCGACCAACGAGGAAATCACCCGCAGCGAGTTCGAGACCTTCAGCGCCCGGCTGTTCGAGCGTCATCCCGGCATGCTGCGCATCGCCTGGCTGCCACGCGTCAACCGCAAGGAGCGCGCCGACTACGAGGCCGCCGCGATCACGGACGGCGTGTCGGGCTATCGCATCAAGTCGCTGCAGGGCGAGGCTTTCGCGACCGCGCCGCAAAGCGACGAATATTTCCCGGTGTTCTACTCGACCCAGCCGAAGACCTCGCCGGTCTACGGCATGGATTACGCGACCGTTCCGGAGCGCCGCGCGGTGCTCGAGCGCGCCCGCGACAACGACCGGGTCGCAGCCATTCGCACGCGCCTGTACGAGCCGAAGGAGGGCGGCCGGCAGCCCGACGCTCTCGTTGCCATTCCCGTCTATGCCAAGGGGACGTCGCGCGACACGGTCGTGGACCGCCGGCGCAATCTGGCGGGCTTCGTCGTCGGCGTCTTCGACCTGCCGCTGCTGATCCAGTCCATCCGCGTCACCACGGGCGCAAGCCCCGCGGTCAGCGTGAACGTCTACCCGCCCTTCACGGGCCGGATTGTCAGCTTGGCAGAAACCTTGCCGGATTATGCGTCGGCCGCCACCTCGCCGCAGTCGATGCGGGACGTCGCGCGGACGCTGCACTGGTCGGGCAGCCTCAAGATCGGGGATACCGACTGGCAGGTGCGCGCCGTGCCGACGGCCGGCGGATCGCTGGAGACCTCTTATGACCGCGCGGCCGCGGTCATCGTCGTCGGCATGCTGCTGACGCTGTCGCTTGCAACCTATCTCATGCTCGCAAGCCGCAACTCGCGGCGGCTGTCGTTGGCGAACCGGCGCGTGCTGGAGCTCGCCCAGACCGACATCCTGACGGGCTTGCCGAACCGTGCCTTCTTCCTCACCCGGCTCGACCTGATGAACAGCCAGTTGAGCGTGAGCGGCCTGCCGTTCTCGATCCTGATGCTCGATCTCGACCGCTTCAAGAACGTCAACGACTCGCTCGGCCACGGCGCCGGCGATGCGCTGCTGCGCCAGGTGGCACTGCGGCTGCGATCCGCACTGCGCGACACCGACGTGCTGGCGCGGCTCGGCGGCGACGAGTTCGCGATCATTCAGGAAGCTTGCGACGATCAGCGCAGCTCTGCGACCGAGCTGGCGGCACGGATCGCAAAACTGGTGGCCGAACCGTTCCTGCTGCCCGGCCATCGCGTCGAGATCGGCACCAGCATCGGCATCGCGATCGCGCCGGATCATGGCAGCGACCAGGAGCAGTTGCTGAAGAAGGCGGACCTCGCGCTCTACCGCTCGAAATCGGCCGGCCGCAACTGCTTCACCATCTACGACGAGGCGATGTCGGCCGAGCTCGAGGCGCGCAACAACCTCGAAGGGGATCTGCGCGATGCCATCGCGCAGTGCCAGCTGGAGGTGCACTACCAGCCGTTCGTCGACGTCGCCGGCGGTGGTCGTCGCGGCTTCGAGGCGCTGGTGCGCTGGCGGCATCCGAGCCGCGGCCTGATCCCGCCGGACCAGTTCATCGGGCTTGCCGAGGAGACCGGGCTGATCGTGCCGCTCGGCGAATTCGTGCTGCGGCGCGCCTGTGCGGACGCAGCCAACTGGCCATCCGATCTCGTCGTTGCCGTGAACCTGTCGCCGATCCAGTTCAAGGAAGCCGAGCTGTTCGAGACGATCTGCGCGGCGCTGGCGGATTCAGGCCTGGCGCCCGAGCGGCTGGAGATCGAGATTACGGAATCGGTGCTGCTGGAGCGCGGCGTCGAGAACCTCGCCTTCATGGAGCGGCTGAAGCACATCGGCATCGAGCTTGCGCTCGACGATTTCGGCACCGGCTATTCGTCGCTGAGCTATCTCACCGTGTTCCCGTTCGACAAGATCAAGATCGACAAGTCCTTCATCCGCAACCTCACGCATCAGCCGCGCAGCGCCGCGATCATCGCCTCGATCGTGACGCTGGCGCGCGGCCTCGACATGTCGGTCACCGCGGAAGGCGTCGAAACGCGCGAGGAGTTCGAGCGGCTGACGGCGCTCGGTGTCAACTTTGCGCAAGGCTATCTGTTCGGCCGCCCACAGCCGGTCGACAGGATCGAATTCGACGAGTCCGCTCGCACCTCGCAGCGCGACGCGGCCTGA
- a CDS encoding ABC transporter substrate-binding protein produces the protein MTRSRFSACVALAVALLATANFAAKGGETGVSDDAILFGQAAALEGPSSALGQRMRQGIVAAFTEINAKGGVHGRKLQLVSRDDGYDPDRSVAQTLRLIEDDKVFALIGAVGTPTAMATIPITSARNIPFIGPFSGAEFLRDLELANVVNIRASYGAEAEAWIKHLTEDRHFTRIGIFYQDDSFGRDGLAGVKRALAKRGLELAAEGTFERNTRAVGAAWRTIKRAEPEAVVMVGTYGPCAEFIKLAHRSGSYPTFVNISFVGANALARELGPDGEGVIVSQVVPFPWDHSQRLVADYQAAQKAFDPALTPDFVSLEGYLSGRLAASALEKAGLSPTRASLLRAINDVGRFDISGNVVTVGIRAIETPPKVFLTVIQKDGTFRAVDRL, from the coding sequence ATGACACGATCGCGATTCTCGGCCTGCGTCGCTCTGGCCGTCGCGCTACTCGCCACGGCCAATTTTGCAGCGAAAGGCGGCGAGACCGGGGTCAGCGACGATGCGATCCTGTTCGGCCAGGCCGCCGCGCTCGAGGGCCCCTCCTCCGCGCTCGGACAGCGGATGCGGCAAGGCATCGTCGCGGCGTTCACCGAGATCAACGCCAAGGGCGGCGTCCACGGCCGCAAGCTCCAGCTCGTCAGCCGCGACGACGGCTATGATCCCGATCGTTCGGTGGCGCAGACGCTGCGGCTGATCGAGGACGACAAGGTGTTCGCGCTGATCGGCGCGGTGGGTACGCCGACCGCCATGGCGACGATCCCGATCACCAGCGCCAGGAACATTCCCTTCATCGGCCCGTTCAGCGGCGCCGAATTCCTGCGTGACCTCGAACTTGCCAACGTCGTCAACATCCGCGCCAGCTACGGCGCGGAGGCCGAGGCATGGATCAAGCACCTCACCGAGGATCGCCACTTCACCCGCATCGGCATTTTCTACCAGGACGATTCCTTCGGCCGCGACGGTCTTGCCGGCGTGAAGCGCGCGCTCGCCAAGCGCGGCCTCGAGCTCGCCGCCGAAGGCACCTTCGAGCGCAACACCCGCGCGGTCGGCGCGGCCTGGCGCACGATCAAGCGCGCCGAGCCCGAAGCCGTCGTCATGGTCGGGACCTACGGTCCGTGCGCGGAATTCATCAAGCTCGCGCACCGCAGCGGCTCCTATCCGACGTTCGTCAACATCTCCTTCGTCGGCGCCAACGCGCTCGCCAGGGAGCTTGGCCCCGACGGCGAAGGCGTCATCGTCTCGCAGGTCGTGCCGTTCCCCTGGGATCACTCGCAAAGGCTCGTCGCCGACTACCAGGCGGCGCAGAAGGCATTCGACCCGGCGCTGACACCGGACTTCGTGTCGCTCGAAGGCTATCTCTCCGGCCGCCTCGCGGCCTCGGCGCTGGAAAAGGCCGGACTGAGCCCGACACGCGCGAGCCTGTTGCGCGCCATCAACGATGTCGGCCGCTTCGACATCAGCGGCAACGTCGTCACCGTCGGCATCCGCGCGATCGAGACGCCGCCGAAGGTGTTCCTGACGGTGATCCAGAAGGACGGGACGTTCAGGGCGGTGGATCGGCTTTAG
- a CDS encoding MBL fold metallo-hydrolase, which translates to MNLHNTTYPVASKPEELVPSRYALKIGEIDVLVVSDGVLPLPTTMLAHNATPADRANWLHDMFLPQDAFDWALNAVMVRSGDKTILIDAGLGSDPDLHLPRAGQLIKRLAAAGIDLSAVTDLVLTHMHMDHIGGLLVDGVKERLRKDLRIHVAAAEVKFWEAPDFSRVAMPPGFPDALRATAKRFAKEYQGQLRPFDEQHEVAPGVVVRRTGGHTPGHSVVRVASGGEALTFAGDAVFAVGFEQPEWPNGFEHDPEEAARVRIRLLRQLADTGEMLVATHLPFPSIGRVAVDGDAFRWVPAFWDY; encoded by the coding sequence ATGAATCTGCACAACACCACGTACCCCGTTGCATCGAAACCCGAAGAGCTGGTGCCGTCGCGCTACGCGTTGAAGATCGGCGAGATCGACGTGCTGGTGGTCAGCGACGGCGTGCTGCCGCTGCCGACCACGATGCTGGCCCACAACGCCACTCCGGCCGACCGGGCGAACTGGCTGCACGACATGTTCCTGCCGCAGGACGCTTTCGACTGGGCGCTGAACGCGGTCATGGTCCGCAGCGGCGACAAGACCATCCTCATCGACGCGGGCCTCGGGTCCGACCCGGACCTGCATTTGCCGCGGGCCGGACAGTTGATCAAGCGACTGGCCGCCGCCGGCATCGATCTGTCGGCCGTGACCGATCTGGTGCTGACCCACATGCACATGGACCACATTGGCGGACTGCTCGTCGACGGGGTGAAGGAGCGGCTGCGCAAGGACCTGCGGATCCACGTCGCCGCTGCCGAGGTCAAATTCTGGGAGGCGCCCGATTTCTCCCGCGTCGCCATGCCGCCGGGCTTCCCCGACGCGCTTCGCGCCACCGCCAAGCGGTTCGCGAAGGAGTACCAAGGCCAGCTGCGGCCGTTCGACGAGCAGCACGAGGTTGCGCCGGGCGTCGTCGTCCGCCGCACCGGCGGTCACACGCCCGGACACAGCGTGGTTCGCGTCGCGTCCGGCGGCGAGGCGCTGACATTCGCCGGCGACGCCGTGTTCGCCGTCGGGTTCGAGCAACCCGAGTGGCCCAACGGCTTCGAGCACGACCCCGAGGAAGCCGCGCGCGTTCGTATCCGTCTGTTGCGACAGTTGGCCGACACCGGCGAGATGCTGGTGGCCACACACCTGCCGTTCCCGTCCATCGGCCGGGTCGCAGTCGACGGCGACGCCTTCCGCTGGGTCCCGGCCTTCTGGGACTACTGA
- a CDS encoding MFS transporter: protein MRLPFFYGWVVVAVTFVTMAIGVNARTAFSLFFPPIISEFGWERGVTAGAFSFGFVVSGIVSPLIGRLMDRAGPRAVMELGVVLMGGGLLLAPLTSTPWHLYVTIGVMVGAGSVCLGYSGQSLFLPNWFIRKRGFAIGIAFAGVGIGSVTLLPWVQHMIEQTGWRTACTAMGLLILVVLAPINLFLYKRPEDIGLQADGDAAHASGAAQPVSNIVDPAWVRTDWTLKRAVGTARFWWIALGYFSGLDIWYAVQVHQTKFLLDIGFSPNVAVWALGIVSLLGIPGQILLGHVSDRIGREWVWAISCAGFAICFAALIALKFQPSLWLVYLMVFTQGALGYGLTSIMGAVVFEIFQGKHQGSIFGTIMLAALAGGAAGPWLTGFLYDRTGDYTLAFAIAIVMSGLSALSVWQAAPRKVRAVAGRLHKLKSGTAD, encoded by the coding sequence ATGCGGCTTCCGTTCTTCTACGGCTGGGTCGTGGTCGCCGTGACCTTCGTCACCATGGCCATCGGCGTCAACGCGCGCACCGCATTCTCGCTGTTCTTTCCGCCGATCATCTCGGAGTTCGGCTGGGAGCGCGGCGTCACCGCAGGTGCTTTCTCCTTCGGCTTCGTCGTCTCCGGCATCGTCAGCCCGCTGATCGGCCGCCTGATGGACCGCGCCGGCCCGCGCGCGGTGATGGAGCTCGGCGTCGTGCTGATGGGCGGCGGGCTGCTGCTGGCGCCGCTCACCAGTACGCCTTGGCATCTCTACGTCACCATCGGCGTCATGGTCGGCGCCGGCTCGGTCTGTCTCGGCTATTCCGGCCAGTCGCTGTTCCTGCCGAACTGGTTCATCCGCAAGCGCGGCTTCGCCATCGGGATTGCCTTTGCCGGCGTCGGCATCGGCTCAGTGACGCTGCTGCCGTGGGTGCAGCACATGATCGAGCAGACCGGCTGGCGCACCGCCTGCACGGCGATGGGCCTGCTCATCCTGGTCGTGCTGGCGCCGATCAATCTGTTTCTGTACAAGCGCCCCGAGGATATCGGCCTCCAGGCAGACGGCGACGCCGCGCACGCCTCGGGCGCGGCGCAACCTGTTTCCAACATCGTGGATCCCGCCTGGGTCCGTACCGACTGGACGCTCAAGCGGGCGGTCGGGACCGCGCGCTTCTGGTGGATCGCCCTCGGATATTTCAGCGGCCTGGACATCTGGTACGCGGTGCAGGTGCACCAGACCAAGTTTCTGCTCGACATCGGCTTCAGCCCGAACGTTGCAGTCTGGGCGCTCGGCATCGTCAGCCTGCTCGGCATTCCCGGCCAGATCCTGCTCGGTCACGTCTCCGACCGGATCGGGCGGGAATGGGTGTGGGCGATCAGCTGCGCAGGCTTTGCGATCTGCTTCGCCGCGCTGATCGCGCTGAAATTCCAGCCCTCGCTGTGGCTCGTCTATCTCATGGTGTTCACGCAGGGCGCGCTCGGCTACGGCCTCACCTCGATCATGGGTGCAGTGGTGTTCGAGATTTTCCAGGGCAAGCATCAGGGCAGCATTTTCGGCACCATCATGCTGGCGGCCCTAGCCGGCGGTGCCGCGGGGCCCTGGCTCACAGGCTTTCTCTATGATCGCACCGGCGACTACACGCTCGCCTTTGCCATCGCCATTGTCATGAGCGGACTGTCGGCACTCTCGGTCTGGCAGGCCGCGCCACGTAAGGTGCGCGCCGTGGCCGGCCGGCTGCACAAGCTCAAGTCCGGAACCGCGGACTAG
- a CDS encoding EAL domain-containing protein produces the protein MSASDRPVMEMPDVLRAALECADDGIVVVDDSRRITHFNASAERIWKLARTDVLGCDAEILTLKFLQADPVSDFRDEISLVRRDGSRIKVRVSMSSATVDGATHHIVFARDVTTEAERRVRIGLLHAVSDQTNRAVLITDTEQNIVYVNSAFTTLFGYTSEEAEGRRAGGLIAGRHTDRKAVAKLVKRLMHGGHRGEVEVLAYDKDGEEIWVCARIDAFRDKKGRVKHIFALLEDITETKQLRSLQQLIMGALADEVPIGDIADRLCRRVEEIAPDVVCSLLHVDATGLIHPLGGPSLPEDYSRALDGVAIGPDVGSCGSAAFHGEPVLATDLETDPRWQPYKAMPLSIGLRACWSTPVKAKDGRVIATFAFYYREPRAPSNWHRRIVEACVNLGAFAIERKEARAEIARLAYHDILTGLPNRAQLRNLITTAIDACPTGSHVALAFLDVDHFKDVNDTLGHAAGDELLVQLAQRLREQIGPEDMLGRLGGDEFVILLPQRNAASAERVAAGITEALAAPLRLGSRQLQMSASIGISLYPDHATDIDTLMQQADAAMYMAKQAGRSTHRIFSAEMNGLAEQRLALIAALRRAIAEGALTLSYQPQIRSCDGAIHGVEALARWHDAALGDVSPAKFIPLAEECGLIEQIGLWSVREACRQMASWRRAGLDIPSVSVNLSPINFRNVTLAARLKDVLAEYELPPDALMLEITEGTFMQDGAAALETMHAIRALGVGLSVDDFGTGYSSLSRLAHLPIRELKIDRSFMRDIEQDAGALAIATAVVRVGQGLGMTVVAEGVETEGQRKMLAELGCDVVQGFLYAPALPPVAFERWLIEHCAEQARAMLGRLDVATSGRDAVKRSA, from the coding sequence ATGTCTGCCTCCGACCGCCCAGTGATGGAAATGCCGGACGTGCTGCGCGCCGCGCTCGAATGCGCCGACGACGGCATCGTCGTCGTCGACGATTCGCGCCGTATCACGCATTTCAATGCGAGCGCCGAGCGGATCTGGAAGTTGGCACGCACTGATGTGCTCGGCTGCGATGCCGAAATTCTCACACTCAAATTCCTGCAGGCTGATCCGGTCTCGGACTTCCGCGATGAGATCAGCCTCGTGCGGCGCGATGGCAGCCGGATCAAGGTGCGGGTCTCGATGTCCTCCGCGACCGTCGATGGCGCGACCCATCACATCGTGTTCGCGCGCGACGTCACCACCGAAGCCGAACGCCGCGTCAGGATCGGGCTCCTCCACGCCGTCTCCGACCAGACCAACCGCGCGGTGCTCATCACCGATACCGAGCAGAACATCGTCTACGTCAACTCCGCCTTCACGACGCTGTTTGGCTACACCAGCGAGGAGGCCGAGGGCCGCCGTGCCGGGGGCCTGATCGCCGGCCGCCACACCGATCGCAAGGCCGTCGCGAAGCTCGTCAAGCGCCTGATGCATGGCGGCCACCGCGGCGAGGTCGAGGTGCTCGCCTACGACAAGGACGGCGAGGAGATCTGGGTCTGTGCGCGGATCGACGCCTTCCGCGACAAGAAGGGCCGCGTCAAGCACATCTTCGCACTGCTCGAGGACATCACCGAGACCAAGCAGTTGCGCTCGCTCCAGCAGCTCATCATGGGCGCGCTCGCCGACGAGGTCCCGATCGGTGACATCGCCGACCGGCTGTGCCGCCGCGTCGAGGAGATCGCGCCCGACGTGGTCTGCTCGCTGCTTCACGTCGATGCCACCGGCCTGATCCATCCGCTCGGCGGCCCCAGCCTGCCCGAGGATTATTCCCGCGCGCTGGACGGCGTTGCCATCGGCCCCGACGTCGGCTCGTGCGGAAGTGCGGCTTTTCATGGCGAGCCGGTGCTGGCGACCGATCTGGAGACCGATCCGCGCTGGCAGCCCTACAAGGCGATGCCGCTTTCGATCGGCCTGCGCGCATGCTGGTCGACGCCGGTCAAGGCCAAGGACGGCCGGGTCATCGCGACCTTCGCCTTCTACTATCGGGAGCCGCGCGCGCCGAGCAACTGGCACCGGCGCATCGTCGAGGCCTGCGTCAATCTCGGCGCCTTTGCGATCGAGCGCAAGGAAGCGCGTGCCGAGATCGCGCGGCTCGCCTATCACGACATCCTCACCGGCCTGCCGAACCGCGCGCAACTGCGCAACCTGATCACCACGGCGATCGATGCCTGCCCGACCGGCAGCCATGTCGCGCTGGCTTTTCTCGACGTCGATCATTTCAAGGACGTCAACGACACGCTCGGCCACGCCGCGGGCGACGAGCTGCTCGTCCAGCTCGCGCAGCGCCTGCGCGAGCAGATCGGCCCCGAGGACATGCTGGGTCGGCTCGGCGGCGACGAGTTCGTCATCCTGCTGCCGCAGCGCAACGCCGCGAGCGCCGAGCGCGTCGCGGCCGGGATCACGGAGGCGCTGGCGGCGCCGCTGCGGCTTGGCTCCAGGCAATTGCAGATGTCGGCGAGCATCGGCATCAGTCTCTATCCCGACCATGCGACCGACATCGACACCTTGATGCAACAGGCCGACGCCGCCATGTACATGGCCAAGCAGGCCGGACGTTCGACGCACCGCATCTTCAGCGCCGAGATGAACGGGCTCGCCGAGCAGCGGCTCGCTCTGATCGCGGCGCTCCGCCGCGCCATCGCGGAGGGTGCGCTGACGCTGAGCTACCAGCCGCAGATCCGCAGCTGCGACGGCGCCATCCACGGCGTCGAGGCGCTGGCGCGCTGGCACGATGCCGCGCTCGGCGACGTCTCGCCCGCAAAATTCATTCCGCTCGCCGAGGAATGCGGCCTGATCGAGCAGATCGGCCTGTGGTCGGTGCGCGAGGCCTGCCGGCAGATGGCGAGCTGGCGCCGTGCCGGGCTCGACATTCCCTCCGTGTCGGTGAACTTGTCACCGATCAATTTCCGCAACGTCACGCTCGCCGCGCGGCTCAAGGACGTCCTCGCCGAATACGAGCTGCCGCCGGATGCCTTGATGCTGGAGATCACCGAAGGGACCTTCATGCAGGACGGCGCCGCCGCGCTGGAGACGATGCATGCGATCCGCGCGCTCGGCGTCGGGCTTTCGGTGGACGATTTCGGCACCGGCTATTCGAGCCTCAGCCGGCTTGCGCATCTGCCGATCCGCGAGCTCAAGATCGACCGCAGTTTCATGCGCGACATCGAGCAGGACGCCGGCGCGCTGGCGATCGCGACCGCCGTGGTTCGGGTCGGGCAGGGCCTCGGCATGACCGTCGTCGCCGAAGGCGTCGAGACCGAAGGCCAGCGCAAGATGCTGGCCGAGCTCGGCTGCGACGTCGTGCAGGGCTTCCTCTACGCGCCCGCGCTTCCTCCCGTCGCATTCGAGCGCTGGCTGATCGAGCACTGCGCCGAGCAGGCGAGGGCGATGCTGGGGCGCCTCGACGTCGCGACGAGCGGTCGCGACGCGGTGAAGCGGTCGGCGTAG
- a CDS encoding NAD(P)-dependent oxidoreductase: protein MKVLLAHTPEMRRNYYGDRSLNGLRAAAEVILHESDETLDAAGLVRAAADADIIVADRMTEGRGEIFAQLPRLRAFVRCAVDIRNVDVEAASQAGVLVTRAGPGFVQAVAELALGFMVDLSRGVSRATADYQAGRKVEARMGRQLAGSRIGIIGYGSIGRYLAEIAKVMRMEVLVADPFATVSDSAIRRVSLDELLAGSDYVVCLAIANEQTENLIGEAALARMQKHAVFINLSRGNLVDEAALAKALLENRIAGAAMDVGRAPDQMPSPELAKLPNVIATPHVGGLTPQAIEYQSLETVRQVEAIVKGEVPPGAVNAERWTRRP from the coding sequence GTGAAAGTTCTGCTGGCCCATACGCCGGAGATGCGTCGCAATTATTATGGCGACCGCAGCCTGAACGGCCTGCGCGCGGCCGCCGAGGTGATCCTGCACGAGAGCGATGAGACGCTCGATGCGGCCGGCCTCGTCCGCGCGGCTGCTGATGCCGACATCATCGTCGCCGATCGCATGACAGAAGGGCGCGGCGAGATTTTTGCGCAACTGCCGCGCCTACGGGCCTTCGTCCGCTGCGCGGTCGATATCCGCAACGTCGATGTCGAGGCGGCCTCGCAAGCCGGCGTGCTCGTGACCCGCGCCGGCCCCGGCTTCGTGCAGGCCGTGGCCGAGCTCGCGCTCGGTTTCATGGTCGATCTTTCCCGCGGCGTGTCGCGGGCGACCGCTGACTACCAGGCCGGCCGCAAGGTCGAGGCGCGGATGGGCCGCCAGCTTGCCGGCAGCCGGATCGGCATCATCGGTTATGGCAGCATCGGGCGCTACCTCGCCGAAATCGCAAAGGTGATGCGCATGGAGGTGCTGGTGGCCGATCCCTTCGCCACCGTCAGCGACAGCGCCATCCGGCGCGTCAGTCTCGACGAGCTCCTCGCGGGCTCCGACTACGTCGTCTGCCTCGCGATCGCCAACGAGCAGACCGAGAATTTGATCGGCGAGGCGGCGCTGGCGCGCATGCAGAAGCATGCCGTGTTCATCAATCTCTCGCGCGGCAATCTCGTAGACGAGGCCGCGCTCGCCAAGGCGTTACTCGAGAACCGCATTGCGGGTGCGGCCATGGATGTCGGCCGCGCACCCGACCAGATGCCGAGCCCGGAGCTGGCGAAGCTGCCCAACGTCATTGCGACGCCGCATGTCGGCGGGCTGACGCCGCAGGCGATCGAATACCAGTCGCTGGAAACCGTGCGGCAGGTCGAGGCCATTGTCAAAGGCGAGGTGCCGCCGGGCGCCGTCAACGCAGAGCGGTGGACGCGGCGGCCCTAA